The genomic interval GGCCCCAAGCAGGTCCTCAGCGGCTTCTCCCTCGAAGTCCGCGAGGGGGAGACGATGGTCATCATCGGCTACTCGGGGACCGGCAAGAGCGTGGCCATCAAGCACATTGTGGGGCTCCTCGAGCCCGACCAGGGGCGGGTCTTTGTGGACGGCCAAGAGGTCTCCACTCTCTCCCGCCGAGAGCTGTACGCCCTCCGGGCCAAAATAGGCTACGTCTTTCAGTTTTCGGCGTTGTTCGACTCGCTCACGGTGGCCGAAAACGTGGCGATGGGGCTCAAAAAGATGGGGACCCTGACCCCCGGCGAAATCGACATCCGGGTGCAGGAGGCCCTCGAGTTGGTAGACCTCCCCGACTCCGGCCACGTGCTCCCCATCGAGCTCTCGGGCGGGATGCGCAAACGTGTCGGCATCGCG from Gemmatimonadota bacterium carries:
- a CDS encoding ABC transporter ATP-binding protein, with amino-acid sequence MIVLDNIHKAFGPKQVLSGFSLEVREGETMVIIGYSGTGKSVAIKHIVGLLEPDQGRVFVDGQEVSTLSRRELYALRAKIGYVFQFSALFDSLTVAENVAMGLKKMGTLTPGEIDIRVQEALELVDLPDSGHVLPIELSGGMRKRVGIARAIALHPKYLLYDEPTTGLDPVTAAVIDEMMIRMRDKLGVTGIVITHDMRSAFSVGTRIAMLYEGQVRWVGTVDEIHATDDPVVRQFIEGRASPIVAGPLA